In one window of Bos taurus isolate L1 Dominette 01449 registration number 42190680 breed Hereford chromosome 15, ARS-UCD2.0, whole genome shotgun sequence DNA:
- the FOLR2 gene encoding folate receptor beta isoform X3, with translation MDAKHHKAEPGPEDKLHNQCTPWKKNACCSARVSQELHKDTSSLYNFTWDHCGKMEPACQRHFIQDNCLYECSPNLGPWIQEVNQKWRKERFLNVPLCKEDCQSWWEDCRTSYTCKSNWHRGWDWTSGSNKCPTGTICRTFEAYFPTPAALCEGLWSHSYKLSNYSRGSGRCIQMWFDPALGNPNEEVARFYALALTAEAWPQGIRPLLLCLALMLSLWLHD, from the exons ATGGATGCCAAGCACCACAAGGCAGAACCCGGCCCTGAGGACAAGCTGCACAACCAA tgcaCCCCCTGGAAGAAGAACGCCTGCTGCTCTGCCAGAGTCAGCCAGGAGCTGCACAAGGACACCTCCTCCTTGTATAACTTTACCTGGGACCACTGTGGCAAGATggaacccgcctgccagcgcCACTTCATTCAGGACAACTGTTTGTACGAGTGCTCACCCAATCTGGGGCCCTGGATCCAGGAG GTGAACCAGAAGTGGCGCAAAGAACGGTTCCTGAACGTGCCCCTGTGCAAAGAGGACTGTCAGAGCTGGTGGGAAGACTGCCGCACCTCCTACACCTGCAAGAGCAACTGGCACAGAGGCTGGGACTGGACCTCAG GATCTAATAAGTGTCCAACTGGGACCATCTGCCGCACATTTGAGGCCTACTTCCCCACACCTGCAGCCCTGTGTGAGGGTCTCTGGAGTCACTCCTACAAGCTCAGCAATTACAGCCGGGGCAGTGGCCGCTGCATCCAGATGTGGTTCGACCCTGCCCTGGGCAACCCCAATGAGGAGGTGGCGAGATTCTATGCCTTGGCCTTGACTGCTGAGGCCTGGCCCCAGGGTATTAGACCTCTCTTGCTCTGCCTGGCCCTGATGCTGTCACTCTGGCTCCATGACTGA
- the FOLR2 gene encoding folate receptor beta isoform X1: protein MPWKLTPLLLFLGWMTSVCSARTRTDLLNVCMDAKHHKAEPGPEDKLHNQCTPWKKNACCSARVSQELHKDTSSLYNFTWDHCGKMEPACQRHFIQDNCLYECSPNLGPWIQEVNQKWRKERFLNVPLCKEDCQSWWEDCRTSYTCKSNWHRGWDWTSGSNKCPTGTICRTFEAYFPTPAALCEGLWSHSYKLSNYSRGSGRCIQMWFDPALGNPNEEVARFYALALTAEAWPQGIRPLLLCLALMLSLWLHD from the exons ATGCCCTGGAAACTGACACCACTTCTGCTTTTTCTGGGTTGGATGACCTCTGTGTGCAGTGCCCGGACCCGGACAGACCTGCTCAACGTCTGCATGGATGCCAAGCACCACAAGGCAGAACCCGGCCCTGAGGACAAGCTGCACAACCAA tgcaCCCCCTGGAAGAAGAACGCCTGCTGCTCTGCCAGAGTCAGCCAGGAGCTGCACAAGGACACCTCCTCCTTGTATAACTTTACCTGGGACCACTGTGGCAAGATggaacccgcctgccagcgcCACTTCATTCAGGACAACTGTTTGTACGAGTGCTCACCCAATCTGGGGCCCTGGATCCAGGAG GTGAACCAGAAGTGGCGCAAAGAACGGTTCCTGAACGTGCCCCTGTGCAAAGAGGACTGTCAGAGCTGGTGGGAAGACTGCCGCACCTCCTACACCTGCAAGAGCAACTGGCACAGAGGCTGGGACTGGACCTCAG GATCTAATAAGTGTCCAACTGGGACCATCTGCCGCACATTTGAGGCCTACTTCCCCACACCTGCAGCCCTGTGTGAGGGTCTCTGGAGTCACTCCTACAAGCTCAGCAATTACAGCCGGGGCAGTGGCCGCTGCATCCAGATGTGGTTCGACCCTGCCCTGGGCAACCCCAATGAGGAGGTGGCGAGATTCTATGCCTTGGCCTTGACTGCTGAGGCCTGGCCCCAGGGTATTAGACCTCTCTTGCTCTGCCTGGCCCTGATGCTGTCACTCTGGCTCCATGACTGA
- the FOLR2 gene encoding folate receptor beta isoform X2 — MLNRRTQQSWVTAMPGARTRTDLLNVCMDAKHHKAEPGPEDKLHNQCTPWKKNACCSARVSQELHKDTSSLYNFTWDHCGKMEPACQRHFIQDNCLYECSPNLGPWIQEVNQKWRKERFLNVPLCKEDCQSWWEDCRTSYTCKSNWHRGWDWTSGSNKCPTGTICRTFEAYFPTPAALCEGLWSHSYKLSNYSRGSGRCIQMWFDPALGNPNEEVARFYALALTAEAWPQGIRPLLLCLALMLSLWLHD, encoded by the exons ATGCTGAACCGGAGAACTCAGCAGAGCTGGGTCACTGCCATGCCAGG TGCCCGGACCCGGACAGACCTGCTCAACGTCTGCATGGATGCCAAGCACCACAAGGCAGAACCCGGCCCTGAGGACAAGCTGCACAACCAA tgcaCCCCCTGGAAGAAGAACGCCTGCTGCTCTGCCAGAGTCAGCCAGGAGCTGCACAAGGACACCTCCTCCTTGTATAACTTTACCTGGGACCACTGTGGCAAGATggaacccgcctgccagcgcCACTTCATTCAGGACAACTGTTTGTACGAGTGCTCACCCAATCTGGGGCCCTGGATCCAGGAG GTGAACCAGAAGTGGCGCAAAGAACGGTTCCTGAACGTGCCCCTGTGCAAAGAGGACTGTCAGAGCTGGTGGGAAGACTGCCGCACCTCCTACACCTGCAAGAGCAACTGGCACAGAGGCTGGGACTGGACCTCAG GATCTAATAAGTGTCCAACTGGGACCATCTGCCGCACATTTGAGGCCTACTTCCCCACACCTGCAGCCCTGTGTGAGGGTCTCTGGAGTCACTCCTACAAGCTCAGCAATTACAGCCGGGGCAGTGGCCGCTGCATCCAGATGTGGTTCGACCCTGCCCTGGGCAACCCCAATGAGGAGGTGGCGAGATTCTATGCCTTGGCCTTGACTGCTGAGGCCTGGCCCCAGGGTATTAGACCTCTCTTGCTCTGCCTGGCCCTGATGCTGTCACTCTGGCTCCATGACTGA
- the FOLR1 gene encoding folate receptor alpha precursor gives MAWKITPLLCLLVCVAAVGAARPGTQLLNVCMNARYHKEKPGPEDKLHGQCSPWKKNACCFVNTSIEAHKDISSLYRFDWDHCGKMEPACKRHFIQDTCLYECSPNLGPWIREVNQSWRKERILNVPLCKEDCQSWWEDCRTSYTCKSNWHRGWDWTSGYNQCPVKAACHRFDFYFPTPAALCNEIWSHSYKASNYSRGSGRCIQMWFDPILDNPNEEVARFYAESMNGAGLHEAWPLRCGLLLLLLWLLS, from the exons ATGGCCTGGAAGATCACACCACTGCTGTGCCTTTTAGTGTGTGTGGCTGCTGTGGGGGCAGCCCGGCCCGGGACTCAGCTTCTCAACGTCTGCATGAATGCCAGGTACCATAAGGAAAAACCAGGTCCCGAGGACAAGTTACATGGACAG TGCAGCCCTTGGAAAAAGAATGCCTGCTGCTTTGTCAACACCAGCATAGAAGCCCATAAGGATATTTCCAGCCTGTACAGATTCGACTGGGACCACTGCGGCAAGATGGAGCCTGCATGCAAGCGCCACTTTATTCAGGACACCTGTCTCTACGAGTGCTCACCTAATCTGGGGCCCTGGATCCGGGAG GTGAATCAGAGCTGGCGCAAAGAACGGATCCTGAATGTGCCCCTCTGCAAAGAGGACTGTCAGAGCTGGTGGGAAGACTGCCGCACCTCCTACACCTGCAAGAGCAACTGGCACAGGGGCTGGGACTGGACCTCAG GGTACAACCAGTGCCCAGTGAAAGCTGCCTGCCACCGCTTCGACTTCTACTTCCCGACGCCTGCTGCTCTGTGCAATGAAATCTGGAGTCACTCCTACAAAGCCAGCAACTACAGTCGTGGCAGCGGCCGCTGCATTCAGATGTGGTTCGACCCCATCCTGGACAACCCCAACGAGGAGGTGGCGAGATTCTATGCTGAGAGCATGAATGGGGCTGGGCTCCATGAGGCCTGGCCTCTGCGTTGCGGCCTGCTCTTATTGTTACTCTGGCTGCTCAGTTGA